In one Mesorhizobium australicum genomic region, the following are encoded:
- a CDS encoding YicC/YloC family endoribonuclease, whose translation MALQSMTGFARAGGSLAGATIAWEARSVNGKGLDVRLRLPPGFDRLEMPARQAAQKRFSRGNVQATLTLTRIGLTAQPVVNEEFLKDVASLAKRLESQFGCAPPTADGLLALRGVLETPEPVVSEEETAQIDAEILAVLDRALDGLVAAREHEGTALRQLLLGHLDTIEQLTLRAEADGSREPAAIRERIAQQVRLLIDAAPSLDEQRLHTEAAFLATKADIREEIDRLKTHVASGRALLGSGTAAGRKLDFLAQEFNRESNTLCSKSNAASVTAIGLELKAVVDQFREQVQNLE comes from the coding sequence ATGGCGCTTCAGAGCATGACCGGCTTCGCGCGGGCGGGCGGAAGCCTTGCCGGCGCGACCATCGCCTGGGAGGCGCGCTCGGTGAACGGCAAGGGGCTCGACGTGCGCCTGCGCCTGCCGCCGGGCTTCGACCGGCTGGAAATGCCGGCCCGCCAGGCGGCGCAGAAGCGGTTCTCGCGCGGCAATGTCCAGGCGACGCTCACCTTGACGCGCATTGGCCTGACGGCGCAGCCGGTGGTCAACGAGGAGTTCCTCAAGGACGTCGCCTCGCTCGCCAAGCGCCTGGAAAGCCAGTTCGGCTGCGCCCCCCCGACAGCCGACGGGCTGCTCGCTCTGCGCGGCGTGCTCGAAACGCCGGAGCCCGTCGTGTCCGAGGAGGAGACCGCGCAGATCGACGCGGAGATCCTCGCCGTGCTGGATCGTGCGCTGGACGGGCTTGTGGCCGCGCGCGAGCATGAGGGCACGGCACTCAGGCAGCTTCTCCTTGGCCACCTCGACACGATCGAACAGCTGACGCTGCGCGCCGAGGCCGACGGCTCGCGCGAGCCGGCCGCCATCCGTGAGCGCATCGCCCAGCAGGTCAGGCTGCTGATCGACGCCGCCCCCTCGCTCGACGAGCAGCGCCTGCACACCGAAGCGGCGTTCCTGGCGACGAAGGCCGACATCCGCGAGGAGATCGACCGTCTGAAGACGCATGTCGCTTCCGGCCGCGCGCTGCTTGGTTCCGGCACGGCGGCCGGCCGCAAGCTCGATTTCCTGGCGCAGGAATTCAATCGCGAATCGAACACGCTTTGCTCTAAATCGAACGCAGCCTCGGTGACGGCGATCGGCCTCGAACTGAAGGCGGTCGTCGACCAGTTCCGCGAGCAGGTCCAGAATCTGGAGTAG
- the gmk gene encoding guanylate kinase yields MTGERASSGIRRRGLMLVLSSPSGAGKSTIARNLLENDPGLELSVSVTTRPRRPSEIDGVHYHFISQREFDRLRDTDALLEWAEVHGNCYGTPREPAEAAMADGRDMLFDIDWQGAEQLDEKMRADIVSIFILPPSMGELKTRLRRRAEDTDAVIEKRLANARVEIEHWRAYDYVVVNDDLNRAYSEVRSIVTAERLRRDRRPGLFDFVTKLLDEKLG; encoded by the coding sequence ATGACGGGCGAGAGAGCCTCATCCGGCATCAGGCGCCGCGGCCTGATGCTCGTTCTGTCGTCCCCCTCGGGGGCCGGCAAGTCGACGATCGCGCGCAATCTCCTGGAGAACGATCCGGGGCTGGAACTGTCGGTCAGCGTCACCACGCGCCCGCGCCGCCCCAGCGAGATCGACGGCGTGCACTACCACTTCATCTCGCAGCGCGAGTTCGACCGGCTGCGCGACACCGACGCGCTGCTCGAATGGGCCGAGGTGCACGGCAATTGCTACGGCACGCCGCGCGAGCCGGCCGAGGCCGCCATGGCGGATGGCCGCGACATGCTGTTCGACATCGACTGGCAGGGCGCCGAACAGCTCGACGAGAAGATGCGCGCCGACATCGTCTCGATCTTCATCCTGCCGCCCTCGATGGGCGAGCTGAAGACGCGGCTGCGCCGGCGCGCCGAAGACACCGACGCGGTGATCGAGAAGCGCCTGGCCAATGCCCGCGTCGAGATCGAGCACTGGCGCGCCTACGACTACGTCGTCGTCAACGACGATCTCAACCGCGCCTATTCGGAGGTCAGGTCGATCGTCACCGCCGAGCGCCTGCGCCGCGACCGCCGTCCGGGCCTGTTCGACTTCGTGACGAAGCTGCTGGACGAGAAACTCGGCTGA
- the rsmA gene encoding 16S rRNA (adenine(1518)-N(6)/adenine(1519)-N(6))-dimethyltransferase RsmA, which produces MSAIDGLPPLREVIERHGLAAKKSLGQNFLLDLNLTGKVARAAGDLSGATVIEVGPGPGGLTRALLMHKAEKVIAIERDERCLPALAEIAEAYPGRLEVISGDALAIDYAGLVPGVDDVRIVANLPYNIGTELLVKWLTVGAWPPFYRSLTLMFQKEVAERVVARAGDEAYGRLGVLAGWRADSRIAFDISPQAFWPPPKVTSSVVHLVPKPAPLPAELRKLERVTQAAFGQRRKMLRQSLKAVGGEALLTQAGIDGTRRAETLSVEEFVRLANALG; this is translated from the coding sequence GTGAGCGCGATCGACGGGCTGCCGCCGCTGCGAGAGGTGATCGAGCGGCATGGGCTGGCGGCGAAAAAGTCGCTCGGCCAGAACTTCCTGCTCGACCTGAACCTGACCGGCAAGGTCGCGCGGGCGGCGGGCGACCTCTCAGGCGCGACGGTCATCGAGGTCGGGCCCGGACCCGGCGGCCTCACCCGGGCGCTTCTCATGCACAAGGCAGAAAAGGTGATCGCCATCGAGCGCGACGAGCGCTGCCTGCCGGCGCTGGCCGAGATCGCCGAGGCCTATCCCGGGCGGCTGGAGGTCATTTCCGGCGATGCGCTCGCCATCGACTATGCCGGTCTCGTGCCGGGCGTGGACGACGTGCGCATCGTCGCCAACCTGCCCTACAACATCGGCACGGAGCTTTTGGTGAAGTGGCTGACCGTGGGCGCCTGGCCGCCCTTCTACCGGTCGCTGACGCTGATGTTCCAGAAGGAAGTGGCGGAACGCGTGGTGGCACGGGCCGGCGACGAGGCCTACGGCCGGCTCGGCGTGCTGGCCGGCTGGCGGGCCGATTCGCGGATCGCCTTCGACATTTCGCCACAGGCCTTCTGGCCGCCGCCCAAGGTCACCTCCTCGGTGGTCCACCTCGTGCCGAAACCGGCCCCCCTGCCCGCGGAACTGCGCAAGCTCGAGCGTGTCACCCAGGCCGCCTTCGGCCAGCGCCGCAAGATGCTGCGGCAGAGCCTGAAGGCGGTCGGCGGCGAGGCGCTGCTGACGCAAGCCGGCATCGACGGGACGCGGCGGGCGGAGACGCTGAGCGTCGAGGAATTCGTCAGGCTGGCGAACGCGCTCGGATAG
- the pdxA gene encoding 4-hydroxythreonine-4-phosphate dehydrogenase PdxA has product MLAVSIGDPSGIGPDIIIAAWQMRREAHIPPFALLADAEHLAARARRLGIQMRIAETTIGAAGSLFDGALPVLPLESRFVDTPGASTVGNAASIIEAIDRAAGYVLDGEADAVVTLPIAKKTLYEAGFRHPGHTEYLAHLAGEATGREETAVMMLAGPDLRTVPVTIHIPIADVPAALTTQGILKNARIVHRDLRDRFGIARPRLAVLGLNPHAGEGGTIGTEDEEIILPAVEQLRQEGIDAFGPAPADTMFHPRARAGYDAALCMYHDQALIPAKMLAFDEAVNVTLGLPFIRTSPDHGTAFDIAGTGKARPDSLIAALKLARTLADNQARAA; this is encoded by the coding sequence ATGCTGGCAGTGAGCATCGGCGATCCATCCGGGATCGGGCCGGACATCATCATTGCCGCATGGCAGATGCGCCGCGAGGCGCACATTCCGCCCTTCGCGCTGCTGGCGGACGCCGAACACCTCGCAGCCCGCGCCAGACGGCTCGGCATCCAGATGCGGATCGCCGAGACGACGATCGGCGCGGCAGGCTCGCTGTTCGACGGCGCCCTGCCCGTCCTTCCACTCGAAAGCCGCTTCGTCGACACGCCAGGCGCGTCGACCGTCGGCAACGCCGCCAGCATCATCGAGGCGATCGACCGAGCGGCCGGATATGTGCTCGACGGCGAGGCGGACGCGGTGGTGACGCTGCCGATCGCCAAGAAGACGCTTTACGAGGCGGGCTTCCGCCATCCCGGCCACACGGAGTATCTGGCGCATCTCGCCGGCGAGGCGACGGGCCGGGAAGAGACGGCCGTGATGATGCTGGCCGGTCCGGACCTGCGCACTGTTCCGGTGACCATCCATATCCCGATCGCCGACGTGCCCGCCGCGCTCACCACGCAAGGAATCCTGAAGAATGCGCGCATCGTCCATCGCGACCTGCGCGACCGGTTCGGCATCGCCAGGCCGCGGCTGGCGGTGCTGGGTCTCAACCCGCATGCCGGCGAAGGCGGAACAATCGGCACCGAGGACGAGGAGATCATCCTGCCGGCGGTCGAACAGTTGCGGCAAGAAGGGATCGACGCGTTCGGTCCCGCGCCCGCCGACACGATGTTCCATCCGCGCGCGCGGGCCGGCTATGACGCGGCGCTGTGCATGTATCACGACCAGGCGCTGATTCCGGCGAAGATGCTCGCCTTCGACGAGGCGGTGAACGTCACGCTCGGCCTGCCCTTCATCCGCACCTCTCCAGACCACGGAACCGCGTTCGACATCGCCGGAACAGGCAAGGCGCGGCCCGACAGCCTGATCGCGGCGCTGAAGCTCGCGCGCACGCTCGCGGACAACCAGGCGCGCGCCGCGTGA
- a CDS encoding peptidylprolyl isomerase: MNPAMKRARFATVAVVLAALSGAAVFSAPPAVASEIKYIVNNTAVTSYDIQRRVALNKLFRQKGGTEKAAQDMVEQALKSEEMARRNIRISKQAVDDSYNRFATSNKLKPAQLDQILSQAGIGREHMKEFIRIQMGWSQLLGSRYRSTEMMTEQQMVRKVFELGGKKPSATEYMLQKITFVVPQKERGAILGKRKREADAMRQRFNGCETTRQFAKGLIDVSVQDIPRILEPELPPDWATQIKAAKPGTATAVRETPAGVEFIGVCSSREVNDDRAAQMMLQTEGKLDEKAEELSKKYVDELRKTARIVQR; encoded by the coding sequence ATGAATCCAGCTATGAAGCGCGCCAGATTCGCGACTGTTGCAGTCGTTCTTGCGGCATTGAGCGGAGCCGCCGTCTTTTCGGCGCCGCCCGCCGTTGCAAGCGAGATCAAATACATCGTCAACAACACCGCGGTGACCAGCTACGACATCCAGCGCCGAGTTGCCCTGAACAAGCTGTTCCGCCAGAAAGGCGGAACAGAAAAAGCCGCGCAGGACATGGTCGAGCAGGCGCTGAAGTCCGAGGAGATGGCGCGGAGGAACATCCGCATTTCCAAGCAGGCGGTGGACGACAGCTACAACCGTTTCGCTACCTCGAACAAGCTGAAGCCGGCGCAGCTCGACCAGATCCTTAGTCAGGCCGGGATCGGCCGCGAGCACATGAAGGAATTCATCCGTATCCAGATGGGCTGGAGCCAGTTGCTCGGCTCGCGCTACCGCTCGACCGAAATGATGACCGAGCAGCAGATGGTGCGCAAAGTGTTCGAGCTGGGCGGCAAGAAGCCGTCGGCGACGGAATATATGCTGCAGAAGATAACCTTCGTCGTGCCGCAGAAGGAGCGCGGCGCGATCCTGGGCAAGCGCAAGCGCGAGGCCGACGCCATGCGCCAGCGCTTCAACGGCTGCGAGACGACGCGGCAGTTCGCCAAGGGGCTGATCGACGTCAGCGTCCAGGACATCCCGCGCATCCTCGAGCCGGAACTGCCGCCGGACTGGGCGACCCAGATCAAGGCCGCGAAGCCGGGGACCGCCACGGCGGTGCGCGAGACGCCGGCCGGCGTCGAATTCATCGGCGTCTGCTCGTCGCGCGAGGTGAACGACGACCGCGCCGCGCAGATGATGCTGCAGACCGAGGGCAAGCTCGACGAGAAGGCCGAGGAGCTCAGCAAGAAATACGTCGACGAGCTGCGCAAGACCGCGCGAATCGTTCAGCGATAG
- a CDS encoding LPS-assembly protein LptD, whose product MGVKRGSGSILARAARLSGATAIACVLSLAVIPANLALSQTAESLVPQPSGNEQMLLEADTLIYDNDQQRVTAAGSVQIEYSGNRIVAQRVTYDRKTGRVIASGNVELVDRQGTKIYSDEVDITEDFRDGFVNALRVETADKTYFAAESAERRNGILTTFNNGVYTACEPCEEKPGKPPIWRVKAQRIIWNGEAKTVRFERAKFELFGLPIAYVPYFTIPDPTVKRKSGFLIPGIGYESELGASLTVPYYLALSPTYDALFKGTYYGRQGFLGDVQWRQQFNNGQYEVRIAGIHQRNPDAFTKNTVDSSETNRGMIGTKGQFKINPRWTFGWDVMVQSDKNFSRTYEIEGYDKIVRRNEVYLTGLNDRNYFDLRLMKFNVQENTLDDNPANGVPNSLARDPKQPWVLPSLDYTKTVENVAGGQIRFDMNVTGISRDREDLTVPRSLPAALRPPGARVGDSYRMSGIEGETGRVTAEAEWKREIVTGNGFIVTPLLSVRGDGIYSNPSAASVAAVNAMAGDLNGLQYSHDPALAYSGVEVDIRSSYFRPMATAGLEFRWPWLFAGANSSHVFEPMAQIFVRPNEAYGSTLDIPNEDAQSFVFDAASLFERDKFSGYDRVEGGTRANLGVRYTGSFWSGWGATGIFGQSYHLAGDNPFASPDLVNVGAYSGLETDTSDFVALFGVTSPTGFSISASGRFDEQTFETRRAELKTGFTIGQLTTSTRFAYIQKQPLYGFAEDRQELTVSGKFDFNENWAAFASGTHDFVQSRLVRNSIGFQYDDECFTYSMTFTQVRPTDQKESLSVGFNIAFRTIGDFGSSSNALDQ is encoded by the coding sequence GTGGGGGTGAAGAGGGGTAGCGGGAGCATTCTGGCCCGCGCGGCGCGCCTTTCCGGCGCGACGGCGATAGCCTGCGTGCTTTCGCTCGCCGTCATTCCTGCGAATCTGGCGCTGTCACAGACCGCCGAGAGCCTCGTTCCGCAGCCGAGCGGCAACGAGCAGATGCTCCTGGAAGCCGACACACTGATCTACGACAACGACCAGCAGCGCGTGACGGCGGCCGGCTCGGTGCAGATCGAATACAGCGGCAACCGGATCGTGGCGCAGCGCGTGACCTACGACCGCAAGACCGGCCGCGTCATCGCCAGCGGCAATGTCGAGCTGGTGGACCGGCAGGGCACCAAGATTTATTCCGACGAGGTCGACATCACGGAGGACTTCCGCGACGGCTTCGTCAATGCGCTCAGGGTGGAGACGGCGGACAAGACATATTTCGCCGCCGAAAGCGCGGAGCGTCGCAACGGCATCCTCACCACCTTCAACAACGGCGTCTATACCGCCTGCGAGCCGTGCGAGGAAAAGCCGGGCAAGCCGCCGATCTGGCGGGTGAAGGCGCAGCGGATCATCTGGAACGGCGAAGCCAAGACGGTGCGCTTCGAGCGCGCCAAGTTCGAGCTGTTCGGCCTGCCGATCGCCTATGTTCCCTATTTCACGATCCCGGACCCGACGGTGAAGCGCAAGAGCGGCTTCCTGATCCCCGGCATCGGCTACGAGAGCGAGCTCGGCGCCAGCCTGACCGTGCCCTACTACCTCGCGCTGTCGCCGACCTACGACGCCCTGTTCAAGGGCACCTATTACGGCCGCCAGGGCTTCCTGGGCGATGTCCAGTGGCGGCAGCAGTTCAACAACGGCCAATACGAAGTCCGCATCGCCGGCATCCACCAGCGGAATCCGGACGCGTTCACCAAGAACACGGTCGACAGTTCTGAAACCAACCGCGGCATGATCGGCACGAAGGGCCAGTTCAAGATCAATCCGCGCTGGACGTTCGGCTGGGACGTGATGGTGCAGTCGGACAAGAACTTCAGCCGCACCTACGAGATCGAAGGCTACGACAAGATCGTGCGGCGCAACGAGGTCTACCTGACGGGACTGAACGACCGGAACTATTTCGACCTGCGCCTGATGAAGTTCAACGTGCAGGAAAATACTCTCGACGACAATCCCGCCAATGGCGTTCCGAACTCCCTGGCCCGCGACCCCAAACAGCCCTGGGTGCTGCCCTCGCTCGACTACACGAAGACGGTCGAGAACGTCGCCGGCGGCCAGATACGCTTCGACATGAACGTGACCGGCATTTCGCGCGATCGTGAAGATCTTACCGTTCCGCGCAGCCTACCCGCGGCTCTGCGGCCTCCGGGTGCGCGCGTCGGCGATTCTTACCGTATGAGCGGCATCGAAGGTGAGACCGGCCGCGTCACCGCGGAAGCCGAGTGGAAGCGCGAGATCGTCACCGGGAACGGCTTCATCGTAACGCCGTTGCTGAGCGTTCGTGGTGACGGCATCTACTCCAATCCGAGCGCGGCTTCCGTGGCCGCCGTCAATGCGATGGCGGGCGACCTGAACGGGCTGCAATATAGCCACGATCCCGCGCTCGCCTATTCCGGCGTCGAGGTGGACATCCGGTCCTCCTATTTCCGCCCGATGGCGACAGCCGGCCTTGAATTCCGTTGGCCGTGGCTGTTCGCCGGCGCCAATTCCAGCCACGTCTTCGAACCGATGGCACAGATTTTCGTGCGCCCGAACGAGGCCTACGGCAGCACGCTCGACATACCGAACGAGGATGCGCAGAGCTTCGTGTTCGACGCCGCCAGCCTGTTCGAACGCGACAAGTTCTCCGGCTACGATCGGGTCGAGGGCGGAACGCGAGCCAATCTCGGTGTCCGCTATACCGGCTCGTTCTGGAGCGGCTGGGGTGCCACCGGCATCTTCGGCCAGTCCTACCATCTCGCCGGCGACAACCCGTTCGCTTCGCCCGATCTCGTCAATGTCGGCGCGTATTCCGGCCTGGAGACAGACACGTCCGATTTCGTTGCGCTGTTTGGCGTGACCAGCCCGACGGGCTTCTCGATCTCCGCCAGCGGACGCTTCGATGAGCAGACCTTCGAGACACGCCGTGCAGAGCTCAAGACGGGCTTCACGATCGGCCAGCTGACCACGTCGACACGATTTGCCTATATCCAGAAGCAGCCGCTCTATGGCTTCGCCGAAGACCGGCAGGAACTGACCGTTTCCGGCAAGTTCGACTTCAACGAGAACTGGGCGGCCTTCGCGTCCGGGACGCATGATTTCGTGCAGAGCAGGCTCGTGCGCAACTCGATCGGGTTCCAGTACGACGACGAGTGCTTTACCTATTCGATGACGTTCACACAGGTTCGACCGACGGATCAGAAAGAATCCCTTTCGGTCGGCTTCAATATCGCCTTCCGGACGATCGGCGATTTCGGATCGAGCAGCAACGCGCTCGACCAGTAA
- the lptG gene encoding LPS export ABC transporter permease LptG: MIGRTLFTYFFRRYLVIVAQFFVGVVVISFLVDFTEFSRRASSLPEYSMGAGMMVSALRIPMIIQTAIPFIILFAAMATLMSLNRKYELVIARSAGISAWQFLAPLCFASFLIGAVTITALNSLSAAALSYSEEIEASFSGKARSAPGGLGLPWLRQRTEEGVTIIGAKKSAQRGRLLGQATFIRFDKDGSIVDRIDAKRAALATGAWMLTGVQRIDADGQRTERPRMAIKTDLKPDFVEEQFARPETIPLFELGAKIDSARSFGLSANPFAMQYHSLLAMPFLLVAMTLIAATVSMRFARLGQSAPMILGGVAAGFLLYVASVLVKAFGSSGFVLPVVAAWFPVVVAGFFGVTFLLHKEDG; encoded by the coding sequence ATGATCGGCCGCACGCTCTTCACCTATTTCTTCCGCCGCTATCTCGTGATCGTGGCGCAGTTCTTCGTCGGCGTCGTCGTCATCTCCTTCCTCGTCGACTTCACCGAGTTCTCGCGCCGCGCCAGCTCCCTGCCCGAATATTCGATGGGCGCCGGCATGATGGTCTCGGCGCTGCGCATCCCGATGATCATCCAGACGGCGATACCGTTCATCATCCTGTTCGCGGCGATGGCGACGCTGATGTCTCTCAACCGCAAATACGAATTGGTGATCGCGCGCTCGGCCGGCATTTCAGCCTGGCAGTTCCTCGCGCCGCTCTGCTTCGCGAGCTTCCTCATCGGGGCAGTCACCATCACCGCGCTCAACAGCCTGTCGGCCGCCGCCCTCTCCTATTCCGAAGAGATCGAGGCCTCGTTCAGCGGCAAGGCGCGCAGCGCGCCCGGCGGGCTCGGCCTTCCCTGGCTGCGCCAGCGCACCGAAGAGGGCGTCACGATCATCGGCGCGAAGAAGTCGGCGCAGCGCGGAAGGTTGCTCGGACAGGCGACGTTCATCCGCTTCGACAAGGACGGCTCGATCGTCGACAGGATCGACGCCAAGCGCGCCGCGCTGGCGACCGGTGCATGGATGCTGACCGGCGTACAGCGCATCGATGCCGACGGCCAGCGCACCGAGCGGCCGCGCATGGCGATCAAGACCGATCTGAAGCCGGATTTCGTCGAAGAGCAGTTCGCGAGGCCGGAAACGATCCCGCTTTTCGAGCTCGGCGCGAAGATCGATTCGGCCCGGTCGTTCGGCCTCAGCGCGAACCCGTTTGCCATGCAATATCATTCACTTCTGGCGATGCCGTTCCTGCTGGTGGCGATGACGCTGATCGCCGCGACAGTGTCGATGCGCTTCGCCCGGCTCGGCCAATCCGCACCGATGATTCTGGGTGGCGTCGCGGCCGGCTTTCTGCTTTATGTTGCGTCGGTTCTCGTGAAGGCATTCGGCAGTTCGGGATTCGTTCTGCCTGTGGTCGCTGCGTGGTTTCCAGTTGTCGTCGCGGGATTTTTCGGCGTGACGTTCCTGCTGCATAAGGAGGACGGCTAG
- the lptF gene encoding LPS export ABC transporter permease LptF gives MNLIERYIFRRAARLTFITLAATTVVVMITQVLIYVNVLTDSGQAISTFLHLAVMLVPAMAVVVAPFAVLIGASQTLSAMNADSELAVIEGAGGSQKLTAKPILILGMILTLATLGIALFVEPWTNRQIRTIVSEAGADLVRLAVQSGSFKRLDDGLYIQIAEQHPGGAFGGIFIADARDEKTELIYYAKRGVILPQGERELLVMSEGEIQRRTVATGDVSIIQFASYAIDFSQFSSADSTPTLRPKDQPISFLLNPDPNDFFAKQRPQQLRSELHRRLSEWLFPVAFGLIATYFAGGARSNRQERLWSLAAAATLALCIRGLGFFFMNASGGSDTMMVLTYALPLGTIAIFLILLASGRQLRIPAWLDRWGSALLAWIERQRLALQLRLAGYRQRAGGGA, from the coding sequence ATGAACCTGATCGAGCGCTACATATTCCGTCGCGCGGCCCGGCTGACGTTCATCACGCTGGCGGCGACGACCGTCGTCGTGATGATCACGCAGGTTCTGATCTATGTGAACGTGCTGACCGATTCCGGGCAGGCGATCAGCACCTTCCTGCACCTGGCGGTGATGCTCGTGCCGGCGATGGCAGTGGTCGTCGCCCCGTTCGCGGTGCTGATCGGAGCGTCGCAGACATTGTCGGCGATGAATGCCGATTCCGAGCTGGCGGTGATCGAGGGCGCCGGCGGGTCGCAGAAGCTCACCGCGAAGCCGATCCTCATTCTCGGCATGATCTTGACGCTCGCCACACTCGGCATCGCGCTGTTCGTCGAACCGTGGACGAACCGGCAGATCCGTACGATCGTCAGCGAGGCGGGCGCCGACCTCGTCCGGCTCGCCGTGCAGTCCGGCTCGTTCAAGCGGCTGGACGACGGGCTCTATATCCAGATCGCCGAACAGCATCCCGGCGGCGCCTTCGGCGGCATCTTCATCGCGGATGCCCGCGACGAGAAGACGGAGCTGATCTACTACGCCAAGCGCGGCGTGATCCTGCCGCAGGGCGAGCGCGAACTGCTGGTGATGAGCGAGGGCGAGATCCAGCGGCGCACGGTGGCGACGGGGGACGTGTCGATCATCCAGTTCGCCTCCTATGCGATCGATTTCTCGCAGTTCAGCTCGGCCGACAGCACGCCGACACTGCGCCCCAAGGACCAGCCGATCTCGTTCCTTCTCAATCCGGACCCGAATGACTTTTTCGCCAAGCAGCGACCGCAGCAGCTTCGGTCCGAACTCCACCGGCGCCTGTCGGAATGGCTCTTTCCCGTGGCGTTCGGCCTGATCGCGACCTATTTCGCCGGCGGTGCGCGCTCCAACCGCCAGGAGAGGCTGTGGAGCCTGGCGGCCGCGGCGACGCTCGCGCTCTGCATCCGCGGCCTCGGCTTCTTCTTCATGAACGCCTCGGGCGGCAGCGACACCATGATGGTGCTGACCTACGCGCTGCCGCTCGGGACCATTGCGATCTTCCTGATCCTGCTCGCTTCGGGACGCCAGCTCAGGATACCGGCCTGGCTGGACAGATGGGGCAGCGCGCTGCTGGCCTGGATCGAGCGGCAGAGGCTGGCGCTGCAGCTGAGGCTGGCGGGCTACCGCCAGCGGGCGGGAGGCGGCGCATGA
- a CDS encoding phosphatase PAP2 family protein has translation MTPFIEDDYLWPCAGRRPILIFVALIAGTLLFFNVFPWIDIAVSELFFKQRVCIATGKICGTFPLSSSPVFGPIRQLLQVTPVTLAVLLLLAITWRVVARRSLAHPFDRAGLAAVATMVISAGAIVNLILKEHWGRPRPYMTDLFGGPYPFVPAGHITEYCATNCSFVSGEAASSFWLVALATLTPRAYRTWALAAAFTVATGTSLLRVAFGGHYLSDVILGALLSLLIFTLLATGIRMLALRHTAQQKAGERLMN, from the coding sequence TTGACGCCCTTCATCGAGGACGACTATCTCTGGCCCTGCGCCGGCCGGCGACCGATTCTGATCTTCGTCGCGCTGATCGCCGGAACGCTGCTGTTCTTCAACGTCTTTCCCTGGATCGACATCGCGGTCTCCGAACTGTTCTTCAAGCAACGCGTCTGCATCGCGACCGGCAAAATCTGCGGCACGTTTCCGCTGTCCTCGTCGCCGGTCTTCGGACCGATCCGCCAGCTTCTGCAGGTGACGCCGGTCACGCTTGCCGTGCTTCTGCTGCTGGCGATCACGTGGCGCGTCGTGGCGCGGCGGTCGCTGGCGCATCCGTTCGACCGCGCGGGCCTCGCAGCCGTGGCCACCATGGTCATCAGCGCCGGCGCAATCGTCAATCTGATACTCAAGGAGCACTGGGGCCGCCCGAGGCCCTATATGACCGACCTCTTCGGCGGCCCCTACCCGTTCGTTCCGGCGGGCCATATTACAGAGTATTGCGCGACCAACTGCTCCTTCGTGTCCGGCGAGGCCGCGAGTTCGTTCTGGCTGGTGGCGCTGGCGACGCTCACTCCGAGGGCCTACCGCACCTGGGCGCTGGCTGCCGCCTTCACCGTCGCGACCGGAACCTCGCTGCTGCGCGTCGCCTTCGGCGGGCACTATCTGTCCGACGTCATCCTGGGCGCGCTGCTTTCGCTGCTGATCTTCACGCTGCTGGCCACCGGGATCCGCATGCTTGCGCTACGTCATACCGCGCAGCAAAAAGCAGGTGAGCGGCTAATGAACTGA